The Thermogemmatispora onikobensis genome contains the following window.
CCTCTGCTGTACGGCGCCGCGCTCTGCGTTAGCAAGGAGACGGTAAAAGCAGAGAGGGGAGCGGGCCGCTCAGGGAGAGTGCTGGATCGTCGAGGTGCTCGAAGGCGGGGAGTCGTAAAGAGGCTGGCTGGTTAGTTGGACCAGGTGACACCGGGTCAGGAGCCGAGCGAGCGTGTCAGGCACCAGAGGGGAGCAAGCCCAGCCCGCCGCTGTGGTGGCCTGCTCCCCCTGCTACTGAATCCAGCTTAGTTGCGAAAGATGCCCTGCTCAATCAATGCCAGGTGACGCGCTCGAGCAAGTAAGCTGGCAGCTCCTCGATGGCCAGGCGTACCTGAGTCATCGTATCGCGGTCGCGCACCGTCACCGTTTGATCCTCCAGGGACTGGAAGTCGACGGTCACGCAGTAAGGTGTACCGATCTCATCCTGGCGTCGGTAGAGGCGCCCGATGCTGCCCGTATCGTCGTATTGGGCCACCATCAATCGGCGCAGGCGCTCGTAGATCCCGCGGGCCAGCGTCACCAGCTCCTCGTTATTGCGCTTCAGTGGGAAGACGGCCACCTTCACCGGGGCGAGCATCGGATGCAGATGGAGCACGGTGCGTGTTTCGCCGCTCTTGCCCTGGGGATCAGGCTGCTCCTCATAGGCATCCAGCAGCAGATAGAGGAAGGTGCGATCGACGCCGCCGGAGGTCTCCACGATCCAGGGGATATAGCGCTCCTTGGTCACCTCGTCGATGTAGCTCAGGTCCTCGCCGCTATACTGGCTGTGGCGCGAGAGGTCCCAATCCTGGCGCCAGTGGATGCCCTCCCACTCCTGCCAGCCAAGGATCGTCTGATACTCGATATCGAAGGCCTGGCGGGCGTAGTGAGCCAGCTCATCGGGGCCATGCTCGCGCAGGCGTAGGCGATCCTTATGGTTAATCAACCCGCGATACCACTCGAAGCGGCGCTGTTTCCAATAGTCGAACCACTGCTGCATCTCGCTCGGGTGGACGAAGAACTGCAGATCCCACTGTTCAAACTCGCGCTGACGGAAGAGAAAATTCCCGGGTGTCACCTCGTTGCGGAAGGCTTTGCCGATCTGGCAGATCCCAAAGGGAATCTTCATCCGTGAAGACTTAACGACGTTCAAGAAATCCAGATAGATATTCTGGCAGGCCTCACCGCGCAAGTAGGTCTTCACGCGGTCGTCTTCGACCACGCCGAGGTAGGTCTCCATGAGCAGGTTGAAGGTACGGGGTTCCATCAGCTCGCCGCCATCGTTGGGGCACTTGCGCTGCTCCAGGTTCTCGGGCGGCAGGTGATCGACGCGGAAACGCTTCTTACAGGTCTTGCACTCGACCAGGCGATCCACGAAATTCTCGACGTGGCCGCTGGCCTCCCAGACGCGGGGATGAGTCAGGATAGCGCCCTCGATCCCCACGACGTTCTCCTGCGTCTGAACCATCGACCACCACCAGTAGCGGCGGATGTTATTGCGCAATTCGACGCCCAGAGGGCCGAAGTCGTAGACGCCAGAGACGCCACCATAGATTTCCGAGTTGGGGTACACGAAGCCGCGCCGCTTACAGAGCGAGACAATTTTCTCAAGAGGAACAAAAGCTGTTTCGCTGGTCTGTGGCTGTTCAAGCTGGGTCATAGGCGAGTGGTCTCCTCCTCTGCAAGAAAAATCGCCCCAGGCGTTCACGAACGCCAGGGACGAATATCGCCAGTGCAAGCCGCCCGGGGCTGACCTCTCTCAGGCGATATGCGCGGTTCCACCCTGCTTCTTCGCGCTCTGTGTCCCTGCCTGCCGCCTCTTCCGATGTGGAAGCTGGCCATTA
Protein-coding sequences here:
- a CDS encoding glycine--tRNA ligase, which codes for MTQLEQPQTSETAFVPLEKIVSLCKRRGFVYPNSEIYGGVSGVYDFGPLGVELRNNIRRYWWWSMVQTQENVVGIEGAILTHPRVWEASGHVENFVDRLVECKTCKKRFRVDHLPPENLEQRKCPNDGGELMEPRTFNLLMETYLGVVEDDRVKTYLRGEACQNIYLDFLNVVKSSRMKIPFGICQIGKAFRNEVTPGNFLFRQREFEQWDLQFFVHPSEMQQWFDYWKQRRFEWYRGLINHKDRLRLREHGPDELAHYARQAFDIEYQTILGWQEWEGIHWRQDWDLSRHSQYSGEDLSYIDEVTKERYIPWIVETSGGVDRTFLYLLLDAYEEQPDPQGKSGETRTVLHLHPMLAPVKVAVFPLKRNNEELVTLARGIYERLRRLMVAQYDDTGSIGRLYRRQDEIGTPYCVTVDFQSLEDQTVTVRDRDTMTQVRLAIEELPAYLLERVTWH